Part of the Arachis hypogaea cultivar Tifrunner chromosome 6, arahy.Tifrunner.gnm2.J5K5, whole genome shotgun sequence genome, GTTTTTTAATTGAATGCttagttttagtttgagttaATTTAACTCAATAAGAGTTAATATGTTAACTAAAGTaagataattttgtaattaaatatttttataagagggataaatatataatttctactagtcagccgcttttctattatttgtaagaaattaattttatttttttgttaatatattattttttctttaaatttattagataagtatttttttattttaatattgatgtgatcttatttatatcatattttattaaaattaaaatttttataaaaaatctttaaatattaaattataaaagcttACAATAGAGAGGTATATATATTatcagaaaaaatataatttaaaaaatgataataatattatcctaatttaaaaagagtacacataaaccaaaatatatgttagttatttacaaaaaataatttttacttaaatgtcatgaatattcatatttgtcttcatatattttaatttttaagtggtAGGTCAAAATATGAATCTAAATATGAAGAGgccttcatttttttataaatagtgaaagatagaagaaatatgaatgcttatttttttcgttttaaatatcaaactgtaagaataattaataaaaaaataggagagtataaaaattgtgtatttagaaaaaatcattcataattcattatacATCTTCTTATCAATAACTTTTCGAGTTTTGAAAAACTGTCAgatttattgaccataaaaataattatataaccgCTTCgatattattcaattaaaattatgtgtaacaaaatcaaaatataaatttaaaaatattatttacaaatttaatatttataaacgttattaagtttaattatttatttttaatagtatttaatttgagaccgagataaaaatttatattcaaaagacTCTTTATCTTCGTGCATAATtccaattgttaaaaaatattttattttttttaaattttatatttaatttttagatttttttaatctcattatttttttaaaatttttaatttatatttttattatatcccctTACTATATTaaacactattctttctcttACTATCTCTCTCTAAACACATATTTGTCATTGTCTCATCACCattattatattttcttgttttcctttctcattttttccttctccttccaccttCTCTTCACCCGACCGTAATTAATTATTACCAAGTATTATTATCGCAACTTTTAATCTTGTCTATCACTTCGATTTATAACCATCTATTAtattaacttttatgagttgttgaaaTTTCGCTAAAAAAAGTaagaaataaagcatttaaaatttttatccaaattatcaaattaacttttagaacgtataaaatttataaatttaaattaaataagatattaaacaaatttaGTATGTTGTTATTATaggtaacaaaatcaaaataaaaatttaaaagcattatttacaaattaactatttataaacggtattaagtttagttatttattttttaatagtatttaatttgaagtcaagataaaaatttatatttaaaacactatttatcttcatgcatatttcaaattgataaaaaatattttaattttctttttaattttatatttaatttttttaaattatctttaattttgttatttttcaaaattattactttatatttttattatatccctttactatatcaaacacttttttttcttattattattctttatacACATACTTGTCATGATCTCATCGCCATTATTATATTACCTTGTtttcctttctcattttttttcttctccttccaccttctcttcacccgaccgtaattaattatcaccaaATATTATTATCGCAACTTTCAATCTTGTCTATCACTTTGATTTATAACTATCTATTCTGTTAACAAAGTTTTTATATTGCTACATTTATTGTGTTATCTGtcaaactaataattaataaaaaataatattgtggtagacaaaattaataatttaatttagttttaaagtaaatatttatGTATTCAAATTTCGAACataatactctacataatcaatattttagaaaattaaaaaaaattattacaaagcatttaaaaataattaacaaaatatttatgaaacttttcattcaatcattaatAGTCAAAGACATATAAAAAGAAACTGTTTTTTTCTGCATCAAATtgataagacaaaaaaaattatttttttttacattaaattgataaaaataaaaggagaTACAGTACTATTTTCATACGTCAAAAGTTGGGAATAAATTAAAGAAGCATAGAAATGactgaaaatataaattagataagTAAACTAAAGAGAAGAGATATAAGTGAATGTTATGCGTAAAAGTAGTAACTCAATGAAATTTGCAACTGCAATGGATGAATGCAATGGAAGAGGATGGAGGGAGAGTgttgaagaaaggagaagaacagaacagcaagaaaaatatagaaaagtaaaaTCCAAACTGCAGTGGATGGAGGCAATGGAAGATGCGTTGTTATATTTATAGAAGTAACAAAACTGTTTTCATTTTAGTGGGAAGTTAATAGAAATAAcaaaactgtttttattttagtgggaagttattagattttttaaaacaaattttatgtCTATTTTGTCCTTATAATTTGCTTTATTAAATAGTTTATTGTAGGATTAATGTAGTCCAAAAAAATTGGATACCAAAGTCATGGTCAACTCTCTGTATtggctttatatattgttatagataaacattaaaaagtaaagttatatttttatcaatCATCCCCATTCACAACGAAGGTATGTCCTACAATTATCTGTATTCATATGCTTTAGTTTAATGAGTAAGCTagcaaattattatttatttattttctcaacagGTTGCACCTTATGAAGTTTTTCGAATTGAAAAACATGAAGGTTCATCTGTTATCTCCATTCCTCATAAAACTAATATTGACAAGTTACCTCAAGAGATAATTGAACACAGAAGTCTACTCTCTGATATCATTGTGTGGGAGGATGATTTGGGGGAAGAATGAAAGactgaatttttaatattttagtaaattatataattacCCATTTTGGGCTATAATTTAATTACCAATAGTTTAACCATAGTTAACATAGCAACCAATTAAAAGATGACATGTCATAGAGGGTAAATTACATGTTATTATAAAAAGGGTAGGCTAGAATTtaccaattttttaatatttttaaatatataagttatgttattattatttttataaaataatttgttacatcataagttttttaaaatagtattttatcaTGTCATGAGAATGTTATTTAAATTATGcgagaaaaataaatgaaaaatgagtagatttaaaaaaataaaaaaattggtctaCAAACTACTTTTTTTATGGTGATTATCTACAAACTACTTTGATTTACGACTTTTAATTTTAGAGACTAAACTAAATCGTTTAGCAAAATTCAGGAACTAAATTGAATTGCTTAACAAAATTCAACAATTAAATCAAATCACTTGTAACATGACCATTAGTAACATATGAATAAATTATGTTGTGACATGTGGACAACTGTGCTTTGTCATATGATATCACTGTCTATATTGACATCATATCGtatgttaacaaaaaaaaatagtaaaaaaaattaatttaaatcacTAGTTTCAGACTAAACTGAGTAAATTTAAACTTTAGATACTAATTTAAAACACGAATACAATTACAAGAACAAATCGAGTATTATCCCATATTTTAATACAACAAAGAACAAACCAAACATATTATGTCATATACTTAATTTGATTTATACATGTTTTGCATTGATAAGTAACTGTAACCAAACGCAACTATCTAGAGTATGGTTTAATATATTGTGATGTACACTGAGAAACCAGGAAAATAGCATCAGCAATCACTAAGAAGCTGAAAAAAAGAGCTCAACTCCGATTCTGGAAACACATACACAAGCCTCCAAATCTGATCGGAGCAAGAGAGAAAGTTAAATTAAGAATGATGGGGAGCGATGGCGACGGTGATGCACCATTATTGGACGATAAAGCAAAGCGAATGAGGGATCTGCTATCCAGTTTTTACGCTCCAAACCCCTCAATGTTGTCTCATTCCCCCACCGCCTCCTCCAAGCATTCAACACCCGACGATATCAACTCCTCCTCCTTCGATCCCAACCATTACATGAACATTCTCGTCAATAACTCCAACTTGGAAGGCCTTCTCAAGCGCCACGTTGATATGGCCGCTGAGATCAAGAATCTCGACACCGACTTGCAGATGCTTGTTTACGAGAATTACAACAAGTTCATCAGCGCCACTGATACTATCAAGAGGTGTATTAATATCATTCATCATATTTCTATGTATATCTAAATTATCCATTAATAATATGCATGCTTTGTTTGAGCAGGATGAAAAGTAATATTTTGGGGATGGAGGGAAATATGGAGTACCTTCTTGAAAAAGTAAGTCTagcattaaattaataattattgatcattagcaaaataaaagaagaataggAGGCTTGAGAGTTTATTAGCAATTAATTAATCacgtctttctttcttttttccctaAAAAAATCCAGATCATGTCTGTACAGTCCAGGAGTGACAGTGTTAACACTTCTTTATTTGAGAAGAGGGAGCACATTGAGAAATTGCATCGCACTTGTAATCTTCTTCGAAAAGTTCAGGTATTAAATAATGTTCATaaagtttatatatattattctaaGCATGATGATTTTGTCTCTCATATAACTTATACTTTTCACTGATATGGAAGAGTAGTTCATATATGATCTACCTGATAGACTTGGCAAGTGCATCAAATCAGAAGCCTATGCGGATGCTGTCAGATTCTACACTGGTGCAATGCCAATTTTTAAGGTTGGATATGTAGGAACAGTTGTTATTATTAACTAATTCAATTTCTTATTTGTCTAATTTTTACATTTTACACATACAAATAGGTTCATAATGCAAACCGTCTAGGCCTTATATGGCATATCTTTCtaagtttagttttagtttatttatttattttaccttcttTATCAGGCATATGGAGACTCTTCATTCCATGATTGTAAGCGAGCATCCGATGAAGCAATAGCTATCATAGTTAAAAACTTGCAGGTATAGTTCTTTGGCATTCATGATATGAGGGCTATGTTAGATATATGCTAAGCATCCTACGCTGGCAAACGTGATCGAAAATTTTCATTCATTTCTTTGATAATATGTTGAGTATAAAGCTAATGTTCAATTTGTCATTGGGAAGCCTGTCATCTTAATCAACATTCTCTTCTCCAACCAGGAAAAGCTGTTTTCAGATTCTGAACCTATACAAGTGAGAGCTGAGGCTGCATTGCTGCTTAAGCAGTTGGATTTTCCGGTTTGTATTAATtccccccttcccccttctcACATTGACATGTTATCCTAATTATTGCATCATGATGGAGCTTTATCAACTGCTGAATATTTTTCTTCTAGATGTTTACTATATGTCTATAAACTATCTTCCTCTTGATGTAAACCCAATTCCAACCCCCATCCCCACCCTTTAGATGAATATCATCATATTATCATATTTggtgtttttaattaaaaaaataccatGGTGTTCTACTTTTGTCTTTTGGTAGGTGGACAATTTGAAGACAAAGCTGTTAGAGAGGTTGGAACATTCCCTTAGAGACATTCAACTGAAACCTGAAGAGATAAAGAATGCTTCACCCTCTGCACGTGAGGTAGTACTGTCAATATTATTTTGTTTACTTTCAGTTTCATATATATGATATATCTTATTTGGTAGTTATGATTAGGTGATTGATCACTTGATCATGTTTTCTTGCTATTTCTTAACAAAGGTAGCTATTCTCGAATTTGTGGAGGCTATTCATGCATTTCGAGTAATTTTCCCAGATTCAGAAACTCAATTAGTTAAAATTGCTAAAGGCTTGATTACCAGGTCTGCTGCAGCCAGAAGTTTTCTTAATTTCTGTGCTcgaaattttcattttttatttaatacaaaccactttatttgttttctaggGACTTTGTAATTACCGAGGAGTATGTAACGACTAGAATTTGTGCGGCAGATCTACTAGGCGTTCTTCGTAAGTATATGACTCTGCTGTCCTTTTGAGAGATTAACATGATTTCTAGATCCAGGTGACCCTTGTATAAACTTTCTGATCATACCTTGATATATGAATCATTATCTTTTAACACCTATATCTTGGATGTGATGTGATATGATATTGATTATTGAGTAAATTTTTATATGAACAAGTATGAAGTTTCTTTTCTAGTTTAAGTTCTTCCCTTAACTGAAAGGTTTTGAATACATGGTGGGTAATAAATGTTGATCATATCCCTATACTTTCTTTTAAATGTTTATCATCCAAGCTTAATCAGTATAGGGATATggtaataatattttcttttcataACTGTATTGATCTATTTGGTTTTATGATGTCTTTTGGGAAGCATTTTATTGCAATGCACTACATGTATGAGCATGTAGGAGTGAGGAGCTCGACAGAATctccatttgatgcaatttattaTGCCTCAAAAGATGTGCAATGTCAACTTAGTTAAAGTAGTATAGTTCTATGATATCATGGTTTTAAATTGCTATTAACCACTGATATAATATGCTGCTCCACTTCACCTGGCCACAGGAGTTATTTGGAATGAATCACTCCTGATGGACGAGGTCTTGCAGGATTCAGCTCTATCTGATCATTTTCTTGAGGTCATCCATCAAACTTCTTCACAATTCAATCTCATGGAAGCTCATTTTTAAAATGGATTTTCATCAACTGGTCCTAAATGTTTCCAGGGTGCTAAGGCTGCTGTCAAGCTATATGTGGAAAGTGCATTTTCTCAACTTTTGCTAGATATCTCAGGTTAATGCAGAAAATGTCTGTTTTTAGTTTCAGCTCAAAGTATCCTGCCAATTAGATATGCTTGAGCTAGTTACGAAATTTGTAATTGCAAAATTGTTGTATGATTATGTTGACATAGCTTCCACTTCTTAGATTGcctcttaaaaattttgaaacgaGATGAAACAGAAGAGTACTCCCTGGAAACTGCTCTAGATGCTAGCACAAAACTTGCTCTCCAAGGAGGCAGGAACCTCTTGCTGGTAAACACATTTACATACCTAACCTTTTAGATGTAAGATCAGTTGCATGTACATGAACAAAATTTCCCATTGTAAGATTTCTGTTATTTCATTTATCTCTCCAATTATTGTTAATTTCAGGATGTTTGCAAGATTCTAGATGATGACTCAGGGATTATAGATAAACTAAGAGAGCCAATAATTGATT contains:
- the LOC112695747 gene encoding vacuolar protein sorting-associated protein 51 homolog, which produces MMGSDGDGDAPLLDDKAKRMRDLLSSFYAPNPSMLSHSPTASSKHSTPDDINSSSFDPNHYMNILVNNSNLEGLLKRHVDMAAEIKNLDTDLQMLVYENYNKFISATDTIKRMKSNILGMEGNMEYLLEKIMSVQSRSDSVNTSLFEKREHIEKLHRTCNLLRKVQFIYDLPDRLGKCIKSEAYADAVRFYTGAMPIFKAYGDSSFHDCKRASDEAIAIIVKNLQEKLFSDSEPIQVRAEAALLLKQLDFPVDNLKTKLLERLEHSLRDIQLKPEEIKNASPSAREVAILEFVEAIHAFRVIFPDSETQLVKIAKGLITRDFVITEEYVTTRICAADLLGVLRVIWNESLLMDEVLQDSALSDHFLEGAKAAVKLYVESAFSQLLLDISDCLLKILKRDETEEYSLETALDASTKLALQGGRNLLLDVCKILDDDSGIIDKLREPIIDWVQEGLQDFFRQLEDQFQSFSGKNNSSATQIHGLTEAAAFAGLVLVLAQLSAFIEQTAIPKINEELAVSFSAGPYEYGPAFVPGEISRKFRSAGDKFLQQYINIRTQRISLLQKKRFATPKWVKHKEPREVHMFVDLFLQELKVIVNEVKQVLPQDMRKHRRSNASSASSKSNSFREEKLLHRSNTQRARSQLLETHLAKLFKQKVEIFTKVEHTQESVVMTIVKLSLKSLQEFVRLQTFNRSGFQQIQLDMQFLRTPLREIVEDEAAMDFLLDEVIVAATERCLDPIPLESPILDKLIQAKLAKSLEENTSSS